A genome region from Ligilactobacillus cholophilus includes the following:
- a CDS encoding YfhO family protein, which produces MNSFKNQKKLNYIISFIFPILLFICILFLTHVYPFGNNTVVTGDMKHQYISLMTYFKENIFHPRNFLYSYQIGLGSGFFAVLAYYLINPLNIVTLFIPSSYMPIFFMINLLVNIGLIGLTTYTFLTNSEYLNQKK; this is translated from the coding sequence ATGAATTCATTTAAAAACCAAAAGAAACTTAATTACATTATTAGTTTTATTTTCCCTATATTATTATTTATATGCATTTTATTTTTAACACATGTATATCCATTTGGTAATAATACAGTGGTTACAGGTGATATGAAACATCAATATATATCTCTTATGACATATTTTAAAGAAAATATATTTCATCCTCGTAATTTTTTATATTCATATCAAATTGGATTAGGAAGTGGATTTTTTGCAGTTTTAGCATATTATTTGATTAATCCGTTAAATATAGTAACTTTATTTATTCCATCAAGTTATATGCCAATATTTTTTATGATTAACCTTCTAGTTAACATTGGATTAATTGGATTGACAACGTATACATTTTTAACAAATTCTGAATATTTGAATCAGAAAAAATAA
- a CDS encoding glycosyltransferase family 2 protein: MDIFIKITLLISYIGIIYYSIWVAILVCGSIKESHIKVNNLKIPKDIKLFILMPMLNEAGVVNSTLSQFLKNTAKLSQVQLGVIDDGSIDGTGKLIQEFITSHHCSNKIHLIRRISPNAQTGKGDALNYGLNFIRKHFDYNMNHVIVGVLDADAIMHQNDFQKVLIEFAENPELALLQIKVRMTQTNNWLQKMQDVEFATLNDWIQRIRNHIHNAAASGNGQFIRMTAIKNNPKPWGNALLEDFEFSTKFLLSGKKTLYSSDIIVYQEAVNKISPFIRQRSRWVQGGLDCIGKYIKEILMSHELNFWAKFEMVFFMLLPSITLFVGLSNLFALIFSLFHFKIFIYLFIFLIGINLLLAFYMGSKYCEDPTKVRFVTVLDCVGMVIYNIILFPAILIAFYRKFTGKHKWIKTSHGQDKSNIAKS, encoded by the coding sequence ATGGATATTTTTATTAAAATTACGCTATTGATATCTTATATAGGCATTATATATTACTCAATTTGGGTAGCAATTTTAGTATGCGGATCAATTAAAGAGTCTCATATTAAAGTTAATAACTTAAAAATTCCTAAGGATATCAAATTATTTATCTTAATGCCCATGCTGAATGAAGCTGGGGTTGTAAATTCTACATTATCTCAATTTTTAAAAAACACAGCAAAATTATCACAAGTCCAACTTGGGGTAATTGATGACGGTTCAATTGATGGAACTGGAAAATTGATTCAAGAATTTATCACTTCACATCACTGTTCAAATAAAATTCATCTTATTCGCAGAATTTCTCCGAATGCACAAACAGGAAAAGGCGATGCCTTAAATTATGGCTTAAATTTTATTCGAAAACACTTTGATTACAATATGAATCATGTAATTGTCGGCGTTTTAGATGCTGATGCTATTATGCATCAAAATGATTTTCAAAAAGTATTGATTGAATTTGCTGAAAATCCTGAACTTGCATTGTTACAAATTAAGGTTAGAATGACCCAAACAAATAATTGGCTACAAAAAATGCAAGATGTTGAATTTGCTACACTTAATGACTGGATTCAACGGATTCGAAATCACATTCACAATGCTGCTGCATCTGGAAATGGTCAATTCATCAGAATGACCGCTATTAAAAATAATCCTAAGCCATGGGGAAATGCCTTACTTGAAGATTTTGAATTTAGCACTAAATTTTTATTAAGTGGGAAAAAAACACTCTATTCTTCTGACATTATTGTCTATCAAGAAGCGGTTAATAAAATTAGTCCCTTTATCCGTCAGCGTTCTCGTTGGGTTCAAGGAGGCTTAGATTGCATTGGAAAATATATAAAAGAAATTTTGATGAGTCATGAACTTAATTTCTGGGCAAAATTTGAAATGGTTTTCTTTATGCTGTTACCTTCTATTACTCTATTTGTAGGACTATCTAACCTTTTTGCCTTAATATTCTCTCTTTTTCACTTTAAAATTTTCATTTATTTGTTTATTTTTTTGATTGGCATTAATTTGCTATTAGCCTTTTATATGGGATCAAAATATTGTGAAGATCCCACAAAAGTTCGTTTTGTAACTGTTTTAGATTGTGTTGGAATGGTTATTTATAATATCATCTTATTTCCAGCTATTTTAATCGCATTTTATCGTAAATTCACAGGTAAACATAAATGGATTAAAACCTCTCACGGTCAAGACAAATCAAATATTGCTAAATCATAA
- a CDS encoding glycosyltransferase family 2 protein: MNIFIKIVLLISFVGILYYSIWVAVLVCGSIKEPHIEFDSSKIPQDIKLFILMPMLNEAGVVDSTLSQFLANTQALSQVQLGVIDDGSIDGTGDLIEEFITSHHCANKIHLIRRIPPNAQTGKGDALNFGLQFIRNQVNDDVENVIVGVLDADAIMYEEDFQKVLAQFAENPELALLQIKVRMIKTKNWLQKMQDIEFATINDWIQRIRNRIHNAAASGNGQFVRMTAIKDNPTPWGNALLEDFEFSTKFLLSGKKTLYRPDIIVYQEAVNKISPFIRQRSRWVQGGLDCTGKYMRDIFTSQELGFWAKFEMIFFMLLPFITMFVGLSNFITLIFALLHIHIFFHLFIFLISINLLLAFYMGVKYCQDPTKVRLATLLNCAGMIIYNIILFPAILIAFYRKITGKQKWIKTAHGQDNSNTAKS, translated from the coding sequence ATGAATATTTTTATCAAAATTGTACTTTTGATATCTTTCGTGGGAATTTTATATTATTCAATCTGGGTTGCTGTCTTAGTATGTGGATCGATTAAAGAGCCACATATTGAATTTGACAGTTCTAAAATTCCACAAGATATTAAATTATTCATCTTAATGCCCATGCTGAATGAAGCTGGAGTTGTAGATTCTACTTTATCTCAATTTTTGGCAAATACTCAAGCACTATCTCAAGTCCAACTAGGAGTAATTGATGATGGTTCGATAGATGGAACTGGGGATCTAATTGAAGAATTCATCACTTCACATCACTGTGCAAATAAAATTCACCTTATTCGCAGAATCCCTCCCAATGCACAAACTGGAAAGGGGGACGCCTTAAACTTTGGATTACAATTTATTCGTAATCAAGTCAATGATGACGTAGAGAATGTCATTGTTGGAGTTTTAGACGCTGATGCAATCATGTACGAGGAGGACTTTCAAAAAGTACTTGCGCAATTCGCTGAAAATCCTGAACTTGCACTACTGCAAATCAAAGTAAGAATGATTAAAACAAAAAACTGGCTTCAAAAAATGCAAGATATTGAATTTGCCACGATCAATGACTGGATTCAACGTATACGGAATCGTATCCATAATGCCGCTGCATCTGGAAATGGTCAATTTGTTAGAATGACGGCAATTAAAGACAATCCTACTCCGTGGGGAAATGCTTTGCTTGAAGATTTTGAATTTAGCACCAAATTCTTACTTAGTGGTAAAAAGACTCTTTATCGTCCTGATATTATTGTTTATCAAGAAGCGGTTAATAAAATCAGTCCTTTCATTCGCCAACGTTCTCGTTGGGTTCAAGGAGGACTTGATTGTACCGGAAAATACATGAGAGATATTTTCACAAGTCAAGAGCTTGGTTTTTGGGCAAAATTCGAAATGATTTTCTTCATGCTATTGCCATTCATAACGATGTTTGTAGGATTATCAAATTTCATCACTCTAATCTTTGCACTTCTCCATATACATATTTTTTTCCATTTGTTTATTTTTTTAATCAGTATTAATTTGCTATTAGCCTTTTATATGGGAGTCAAGTACTGTCAAGATCCAACCAAAGTGCGTTTAGCAACATTATTAAATTGTGCTGGAATGATTATTTATAACATCATTCTATTTCCAGCTATTTTAATTGCTTTTTATCGTAAAATTACTGGTAAACAAAAATGGATTAAAACAGCTCATGGTCAAGACAATTCAAATACTGCTAAATCATAA
- a CDS encoding ATP-dependent nuclease, producing MYIKKLILENFKIFEGTNEFTFSKGVNYLVGENNSGKTTVFDAVKFLTKKVSRDQYIYQKYIQDISKDVSVTLVLGDCTILPSKAKKYENYINCDEDNSLIIKKTSEVLEVNGKKTSIQNVLVLNQETNEYENPTGVPNTITALLDCLFIDANRHNEDIQDFSSTKLMGKLVSKVTADFQQTDEFKELEQKHKEVFGEKGIGQQLTEIEQKLSDTVKAQFGESEIKINFDFPKIKDLLKKGNIQVKEQGINTDISEKGNGLQRAVLLALIQISAEYDDNEANENILYFLDEPELFLHPRAQDKLLKSLNKLACNDNSQVFITTHSPYILKNYNMNNSKVYILDKDSEKIHYESMEDLVLPDVTVGEITYKAFKIPNVEFHHRLFSDIYGLWTEKVNKYRLTTIDEELFVGKYNLPTKKYIPKKWGQWKDEEDRSMPYIIRNCQDHPEVKERNSYSEEELKSSIESLVQIYKDLKSEVNEE from the coding sequence ATGTACATTAAAAAATTAATATTAGAAAATTTTAAAATTTTTGAAGGAACGAATGAATTTACCTTTTCTAAAGGTGTTAATTATCTTGTAGGAGAAAATAATTCTGGGAAAACTACAGTATTCGATGCAGTAAAATTTTTAACGAAGAAAGTATCTCGTGATCAATATATATATCAAAAATATATCCAAGATATAAGTAAAGATGTTAGTGTGACTTTAGTATTAGGTGATTGTACAATTCTTCCTTCAAAAGCTAAAAAATATGAAAATTATATTAATTGTGATGAAGATAATAGTCTAATAATAAAAAAGACCTCAGAAGTATTAGAGGTTAATGGGAAAAAAACAAGTATTCAAAATGTGTTGGTACTTAATCAGGAAACAAATGAATATGAGAATCCTACAGGTGTACCTAATACAATTACGGCATTGTTAGATTGTTTGTTTATAGATGCTAATAGACATAATGAAGATATACAAGATTTTTCTAGTACAAAATTAATGGGAAAATTAGTTTCAAAAGTAACTGCTGATTTTCAACAAACAGATGAGTTCAAAGAACTTGAGCAAAAACACAAAGAAGTTTTTGGGGAAAAGGGAATAGGTCAACAATTAACTGAAATTGAACAAAAGTTGTCTGATACTGTAAAAGCCCAGTTTGGAGAATCTGAAATTAAAATTAATTTTGACTTTCCAAAAATTAAAGATTTACTAAAAAAAGGGAATATTCAAGTTAAAGAGCAGGGAATAAATACTGATATTAGTGAAAAGGGTAATGGTTTACAACGTGCAGTTTTATTGGCTCTTATTCAAATAAGTGCAGAGTATGACGATAATGAAGCCAATGAAAATATACTTTATTTTTTAGATGAACCTGAATTATTTTTACATCCAAGGGCACAAGACAAATTACTTAAATCTTTAAATAAACTTGCCTGTAACGATAATAGTCAGGTATTTATCACAACTCATTCACCATACATTTTAAAAAATTATAATATGAATAATAGCAAAGTATATATTTTAGATAAAGATAGCGAAAAAATTCATTATGAATCAATGGAAGATTTGGTATTGCCTGACGTAACAGTGGGAGAAATTACATATAAAGCGTTTAAAATACCTAATGTAGAATTTCATCATAGGTTATTCTCTGATATTTATGGATTGTGGACTGAAAAAGTTAATAAATATCGGCTTACTACAATAGATGAGGAATTATTTGTAGGAAAATATAATCTTCCTACCAAAAAATATATTCCAAAAAAATGGGGACAATGGAAAGATGAGGAGGATCGATCTATGCCATATATTATTCGTAATTGTCAAGATCATCCAGAAGTAAAAGAAAGAAATTCTTACTCAGAGGAAGAATTAAAATCATCAATTGAGTCATTAGTGCAAATTTATAAAGATTTAAAGAGCGAAGTAAATGAAGAATAA
- a CDS encoding SEC10/PgrA surface exclusion domain-containing protein: MDNQQHQISNDKNQVSQDQTNINNTQNEVKQDQANVDQDKQNIDNNSQKVKDDQAKLDQDQAKLNQAQQTQQNDQNKVNDTQKQLDKVNSQINNQGGSVPTTQVPQDYIDVLEGKKQMDWDTADNIMDNVGPAFKDSFVPSSSDDYHVDPSNLTQDQKNELNIYAAQIINGIRQQFGTTPVKTNEAIIDLADQVAKNYNSDNFNSQKMEDNGIGAGHDANALGNQNLNDNPYGITWTRGSQDKEFFECIGNASNTFDYNNCTMNDLKHQILLGIVGDFYNDTDPNLNHAKAIAGLSGGTYVGTSIDKYGNVHFEFSDDNVEQSVKDAMNKTNVSIPSDSDLQNQKSELENQLSQQKQQVEQDKQTVQDLQNQVNADKEQIKNDTPTALQQKLEQDQKKLADDQAKLSQLQNTLNNDQTKLSQDQAKLKDLQEALSDPQAYLQKAQDKVNSTKTTLDNANKDLSDKQATLDQATKTYNDSVDKLNQLKQQLANDQAKLKQLQQTGNDYANADKALQEAQDAYNNAVKDLNDAQSQMNADSDTLAKAQQAYIDAQNKLNELETILKNDEKTITTVDVQWIKHPHTTAEMGNEVVLGSSKQNTSTAVTMPAVNSESSSVDEANTVHADTVSAVKEAQAEEATVKEADVIHFTTPAPTSIAKQEAKENTLPQMGDNNSKATLWGEISLAMAGILGMLGLAKRKRHE; this comes from the coding sequence ATTGATAATCAACAACACCAAATCTCTAATGACAAGAATCAAGTCTCACAAGACCAAACTAATATCAATAACACACAAAATGAAGTTAAACAAGATCAAGCAAACGTTGATCAAGATAAACAAAATATCGATAATAATAGCCAAAAGGTTAAAGATGACCAAGCAAAACTTGACCAAGACCAAGCTAAGTTAAATCAGGCTCAACAAACACAACAAAATGACCAAAATAAAGTTAATGATACTCAAAAACAATTAGATAAGGTCAACTCTCAAATCAATAATCAAGGTGGAAGTGTGCCTACTACTCAAGTACCTCAAGATTATATTGATGTTCTTGAAGGAAAGAAACAAATGGATTGGGATACTGCTGATAATATCATGGATAATGTAGGACCAGCATTCAAAGATTCATTTGTTCCTTCATCATCTGATGATTATCATGTTGATCCAAGTAACTTAACTCAAGATCAAAAGAACGAATTAAATATCTATGCAGCACAAATCATCAATGGTATTCGTCAACAATTTGGTACAACACCTGTTAAGACCAATGAAGCAATTATTGATTTAGCTGATCAAGTTGCTAAGAATTATAATTCAGATAACTTTAATTCACAAAAGATGGAGGATAATGGCATTGGTGCTGGTCATGATGCTAATGCATTAGGAAATCAAAACCTTAATGACAATCCTTACGGAATTACTTGGACACGTGGAAGTCAAGACAAAGAATTCTTCGAATGTATTGGAAATGCATCAAATACTTTTGACTATAATAATTGCACAATGAATGATCTTAAACATCAAATTTTGTTGGGTATTGTTGGTGATTTCTATAATGATACTGATCCTAACTTGAATCATGCTAAAGCTATTGCTGGTCTTTCAGGTGGAACGTATGTTGGAACATCAATTGATAAATATGGTAATGTCCATTTTGAATTTTCTGACGATAATGTTGAACAATCTGTAAAAGATGCAATGAACAAAACAAATGTTTCAATTCCATCAGATAGTGATTTGCAAAACCAAAAGAGTGAGTTGGAAAATCAACTTTCACAACAAAAACAACAAGTTGAACAAGATAAGCAAACAGTTCAAGACTTACAAAATCAAGTAAATGCTGATAAGGAACAAATCAAGAATGATACTCCAACAGCATTACAACAAAAACTTGAACAAGACCAAAAGAAATTGGCTGATGATCAAGCTAAGTTAAGTCAATTACAAAATACTTTGAATAATGATCAAACAAAACTTTCACAAGATCAAGCAAAACTTAAGGACTTACAAGAAGCATTAAGTGATCCTCAAGCTTACTTACAAAAGGCACAAGATAAAGTTAACTCAACAAAGACAACTTTAGATAACGCCAACAAAGATCTATCAGATAAGCAAGCAACACTTGATCAAGCAACAAAGACTTACAATGATTCAGTAGATAAGTTGAATCAATTGAAACAACAATTAGCCAATGATCAAGCTAAGTTGAAACAATTACAACAAACTGGCAATGACTACGCTAATGCAGACAAGGCTTTGCAAGAAGCACAAGATGCATATAACAACGCAGTGAAAGATTTGAATGATGCACAAAGTCAAATGAACGCTGATAGTGATACATTAGCTAAGGCACAACAAGCATACATTGATGCACAAAACAAGTTGAACGAACTTGAAACAATTTTGAAGAATGATGAAAAGACAATTACGACAGTAGATGTACAATGGATTAAACATCCACATACAACAGCTGAAATGGGTAATGAAGTTGTGCTTGGTAGTTCAAAACAAAACACTTCTACTGCTGTAACAATGCCAGCCGTTAATAGTGAAAGCTCATCAGTAGATGAAGCAAACACTGTTCACGCTGATACAGTAAGTGCAGTTAAAGAAGCACAAGCGGAAGAAGCAACCGTAAAAGAAGCTGACGTAATTCACTTTACAACACCAGCACCAACAAGCATTGCCAAACAAGAAGCTAAGGAAAACACATTGCCACAAATGGGTGATAATAACTCAAAGGCAACACTTTGGGGAGAGATCTCATTAGCTATGGCAGGTATTTTAGGAATGTTAGGTTTAGCAAAACGTAAACGTCACGAATAA
- the guaA gene encoding glutamine-hydrolyzing GMP synthase — translation MVKDEMQNFDKIIVLDFGSQYNQLITRRIREFGVYSELLSHKITAEEIKQIAPKGIIFSGGPNSVYDDGAFKVDPEIFNLGIPVLGICYGMQLMAHTLPGGKVETADNKEYGKADIKVTDDNAVMFKGLPTEQTVWMSHGDLVTQAPDGFKVVATSQNCPISAIANDEKKFYGLQFHPEVRNTEYGNDILRRFAFDVCQAKDNWTMDDFIDMQVKKIRETVGDKKVLLALSGGVDSSVVGVLLHKAIGNQLTSIFVDHGLLRKNEAQQVMDSLAGKFGLNIIKVDAQQRFLDKLKGVSDPEKKRKIIGNEFIQVFNDEAKKLDGIKFLAQGTLYTDVIESGTDTAQTIKSHHNVGGLPEDMDFELIEPLRTLFKDEVRELGEKLGMPHNLVWRQPFPGPGLAIRVIGEVTEEKLQIVRDADAILREEIANAGLDKEIWQYFVALPGIRSVGVMGDGRTYDYAVAIRAVTSIDGMTADFAKIPWDILQKISVRIVNEVQHVNRVMYDITSKPPATIEYE, via the coding sequence ATGGTAAAGGATGAAATGCAAAATTTCGATAAGATTATCGTGCTTGATTTTGGTAGTCAATATAATCAATTGATTACACGACGTATTCGTGAATTTGGTGTGTATTCAGAACTCTTATCACATAAAATCACGGCTGAAGAAATCAAGCAAATCGCCCCTAAGGGAATTATCTTTTCTGGTGGACCTAATAGTGTATATGATGATGGTGCTTTTAAGGTCGATCCTGAAATCTTTAATTTAGGAATTCCTGTTTTAGGAATTTGCTATGGGATGCAATTAATGGCACACACTCTTCCTGGGGGAAAAGTAGAAACTGCTGATAATAAAGAATATGGTAAAGCAGATATTAAGGTGACTGATGATAATGCAGTTATGTTTAAAGGTTTACCAACAGAACAAACAGTTTGGATGAGTCATGGTGATTTAGTAACTCAAGCACCGGATGGATTTAAAGTTGTGGCTACAAGTCAAAACTGTCCTATTTCAGCAATTGCAAATGATGAAAAGAAATTTTATGGATTACAATTCCACCCAGAAGTGCGTAATACAGAATATGGTAATGATATTTTAAGAAGATTTGCATTTGATGTTTGCCAAGCAAAAGATAATTGGACAATGGACGATTTCATTGACATGCAAGTCAAGAAGATTCGTGAAACTGTTGGCGATAAGAAAGTGCTTTTAGCTTTATCTGGTGGGGTTGATTCATCAGTTGTAGGTGTATTGTTACATAAGGCAATTGGTAATCAATTAACAAGTATTTTTGTTGATCATGGTTTATTGCGGAAAAATGAAGCACAACAAGTAATGGATAGTCTAGCTGGTAAGTTCGGCTTGAATATCATTAAAGTTGATGCACAACAACGTTTCTTGGATAAGTTAAAGGGCGTTTCAGATCCTGAAAAGAAACGGAAGATTATCGGAAATGAATTTATTCAAGTCTTTAATGATGAAGCTAAGAAGTTAGATGGAATTAAGTTTTTAGCTCAAGGAACGCTTTATACGGATGTGATTGAATCAGGAACGGATACAGCACAAACAATTAAGTCTCACCATAATGTTGGCGGACTTCCAGAAGACATGGATTTTGAATTAATCGAACCATTACGTACATTATTTAAAGATGAAGTTCGTGAATTAGGCGAAAAATTAGGAATGCCTCATAATTTAGTATGGCGTCAACCATTCCCAGGCCCAGGTTTGGCAATTCGTGTAATTGGTGAAGTAACTGAAGAAAAATTACAAATTGTCCGTGATGCAGATGCAATTTTGCGTGAAGAAATTGCTAATGCCGGTTTAGACAAGGAAATTTGGCAATACTTTGTAGCTTTACCTGGAATTCGTTCTGTTGGTGTAATGGGTGATGGACGAACATATGATTATGCAGTTGCAATTCGTGCCGTAACTTCAATTGATGGAATGACTGCGGACTTTGCAAAAATTCCATGGGATATTTTACAAAAAATCTCAGTACGAATCGTTAATGAAGTTCAACATGTTAACCGTGTAATGTATGATATTACTTCTAAGCCACCTGCAACAATTGAATATGAATAA
- the coaA gene encoding type I pantothenate kinase — MEESLNYFRIPRKKWREYYEKNIVPLTEKELEHIKSLNDRISIKDVQEIYMPLVYYIEMQLNVQKYKQEQTARFLGKPLQNIPFIIGIAGSVAVGKSTTARLLKLLLKEAFPGKKVQLITTDGFLYPNAYLKEHQLLNRKGFPESYDMEKLIHFIDEVKSGKLAQAPVYSHQSYDIIPNRVDVVNNPDILIVEGINVLQLPSNQQIYVSDYFDFSIYVDAEEKDIRRWYLERFEMLLNGAFNDPHNYYYSLAQKENREKAFQIAKNTWETVNHVNLHEYILPTKNRADLIMAKGSNHLVNELLLRKY, encoded by the coding sequence ATGGAAGAATCATTAAATTATTTTAGAATCCCGCGAAAAAAATGGCGTGAATACTATGAAAAGAATATTGTGCCATTGACAGAAAAAGAGTTAGAGCATATTAAATCATTGAACGATCGGATTTCAATTAAGGATGTTCAAGAAATATATATGCCACTTGTTTATTACATTGAAATGCAATTGAATGTACAAAAATATAAGCAAGAACAAACAGCTCGTTTTTTAGGGAAACCACTACAAAATATTCCGTTCATTATTGGGATTGCGGGATCGGTTGCTGTGGGGAAGAGTACAACTGCACGTTTATTAAAGTTGTTATTAAAAGAAGCGTTTCCGGGGAAAAAGGTACAACTAATCACAACAGATGGATTTTTATATCCAAATGCATATTTAAAGGAACATCAATTACTTAATCGTAAAGGATTTCCGGAAAGTTATGATATGGAGAAGTTGATTCACTTTATTGATGAAGTTAAAAGTGGAAAGCTTGCACAAGCACCAGTTTATTCACATCAAAGTTACGATATTATACCAAATCGAGTTGATGTTGTTAATAATCCAGATATTTTGATTGTAGAGGGGATTAATGTCTTACAGTTACCAAGCAATCAACAAATTTATGTAAGTGATTACTTTGACTTTTCAATCTATGTGGATGCAGAAGAAAAAGACATTCGTCGCTGGTATTTGGAACGGTTTGAAATGCTTTTAAATGGAGCATTCAATGATCCGCATAATTATTATTATTCTTTAGCACAAAAAGAGAATCGCGAAAAGGCGTTTCAAATTGCTAAGAATACATGGGAAACAGTCAATCATGTAAATTTACATGAATATATTTTACCAACTAAGAATCGAGCAGATTTAATTATGGCAAAAGGAAGTAATCACTTAGTAAACGAACTTTTGTTGCGCAAATACTGA